From one Myxococcota bacterium genomic stretch:
- a CDS encoding SDR family oxidoreductase, which translates to MTYDGIAGKVAIVTGAGGGIGEAYARALAEHGARVAVAEIAKDKGEAVAAAIRAAGGQAIAVEVDVGSPESTLAMAERVGAEWGGIDFLVNNAAIFGDMKLAGLLGADWDYYQRFMNVNMHGALLCTRACFRSMRKRGGGAIVNQSSTAAWMAASFYGLAKHGVNGLTIALARELGSMKIRVNAIAPGPTDTDALGKQVPAVIRDPMVAQLPLARLGKPADMASACLFLLSDAASWVTGQIFAVDGGQIVRT; encoded by the coding sequence GTGACTTACGACGGAATCGCGGGCAAGGTCGCGATCGTGACCGGCGCGGGCGGCGGCATCGGCGAGGCCTACGCGCGCGCGCTGGCCGAGCACGGCGCGCGCGTGGCGGTGGCCGAGATCGCCAAGGACAAGGGCGAGGCCGTGGCCGCGGCGATCCGCGCGGCCGGCGGCCAGGCGATCGCGGTCGAGGTCGACGTGGGCTCGCCGGAGTCGACGCTCGCCATGGCCGAGCGAGTCGGCGCGGAATGGGGCGGCATCGACTTCCTGGTCAACAACGCCGCGATCTTCGGCGACATGAAGCTGGCCGGGCTGCTCGGCGCCGACTGGGACTACTACCAGCGCTTCATGAACGTGAACATGCACGGCGCGCTGCTCTGCACGCGCGCCTGCTTCCGCTCCATGCGCAAGCGCGGCGGCGGCGCGATCGTCAACCAGTCATCGACCGCGGCCTGGATGGCCGCGTCGTTCTACGGGCTCGCGAAGCACGGCGTGAACGGACTCACGATCGCGCTGGCGCGCGAGCTCGGCTCGATGAAGATCCGCGTCAACGCGATCGCGCCCGGCCCGACCGACACCGACGCGCTCGGCAAGCAGGTGCCCGCGGTGATTCGCGATCCCATGGTCGCGCAGCTCCCGCTGGCGCGGCTCGGCAAGCCGGCGGACATGGCGTCGGCCTGTCTCTTCCTGCTGTCCGACGCCGCTTCCTGGGTCACTGGCCAGATCTTCGCCGTCGACGGCGGCCAGATCGTGCGGACCTAG
- the pyk gene encoding pyruvate kinase produces the protein MRARAVHIVCTIGPASREPEVLRGLVEAGMNVARINFAHGNDAEHREAVSRIRAASVAVGRPVAILQDLAGPKIRLGELVPATLTLESGARVVLACGESKGDAARLPVPDEYLAAEARTGAPILLGDGAVELEIEEVDGADIHCRVVVGGQVSSGKGVNAPGAVSARPILAQKDLRDLELGAELGVDLVGVSYVRSEEDVASVRRSLKKLGRPSGLVAKLETKLALENLDAILARADAVMIARGDLSLEIPFERVPIEQKRIVQAAIRAGRPAITATQMLQSMVTALRPTRAEITDVANAVLDGSDAVMLSDETAVGIDPVRACRTMCRIIEATEEAYPRRPETPLEGVHEELRDLVVFSAAAVRTARECGARAIVTWSRGGIAARLLSRQRPGVPIVAPSRYEDTWRRLALPYAVRPVLCPHGRMSLSQLEREVGALDGQNLLLMVGHNPGESRRVPWMKLVRVADMSEWAADPRE, from the coding sequence ATGCGCGCCCGGGCAGTCCACATCGTCTGCACCATCGGCCCCGCGAGCCGGGAACCCGAGGTTCTGCGCGGGCTCGTGGAAGCGGGCATGAACGTGGCGCGCATCAACTTCGCGCACGGCAACGACGCCGAGCACCGTGAGGCAGTGAGTCGCATTCGCGCTGCCTCGGTCGCGGTGGGGCGGCCGGTCGCCATCCTGCAGGACCTGGCGGGGCCGAAGATCCGCCTGGGCGAGCTCGTGCCCGCCACGCTCACGCTGGAGAGCGGCGCGCGCGTGGTGCTGGCCTGCGGTGAGTCGAAGGGCGACGCCGCGCGGCTGCCGGTGCCCGACGAGTATCTCGCCGCCGAGGCGCGCACCGGCGCGCCGATCCTGCTCGGCGACGGCGCGGTCGAGCTCGAGATCGAAGAGGTCGACGGCGCGGACATCCACTGCCGCGTGGTGGTCGGCGGCCAGGTCTCGAGTGGCAAGGGCGTGAACGCGCCGGGCGCGGTGTCGGCGCGGCCGATCCTGGCGCAGAAAGACTTGCGCGACCTGGAGCTCGGCGCCGAGCTGGGCGTCGACCTGGTGGGTGTCTCGTACGTGCGCAGCGAGGAGGACGTGGCGTCGGTGCGCAGGTCTCTGAAGAAGCTGGGCCGCCCCTCAGGGCTGGTCGCGAAGCTCGAGACCAAGCTCGCGCTCGAGAACCTCGACGCGATCCTGGCGCGCGCCGACGCGGTGATGATCGCGCGCGGCGACCTGTCGCTCGAGATCCCGTTCGAGCGCGTGCCGATCGAGCAGAAGCGCATCGTGCAGGCCGCCATCCGCGCCGGCCGGCCCGCGATCACGGCCACGCAGATGCTGCAATCCATGGTCACCGCGCTGCGCCCCACGCGCGCCGAGATCACCGACGTGGCGAACGCGGTGCTCGACGGCAGCGACGCGGTCATGCTCTCGGACGAGACCGCGGTGGGCATCGACCCCGTGCGCGCCTGCCGCACCATGTGCCGCATCATCGAGGCCACCGAGGAGGCTTATCCGCGCCGCCCCGAGACGCCGCTCGAAGGCGTCCACGAGGAGCTGCGCGACCTGGTGGTGTTCTCCGCCGCCGCCGTGCGCACCGCGCGCGAGTGCGGCGCGCGCGCGATCGTGACCTGGTCGCGCGGCGGCATCGCGGCCCGGCTGCTCTCGCGCCAGCGCCCCGGAGTGCCGATCGTCGCGCCCTCGCGCTACGAGGACACCTGGCGCCGCCTGGCCCTGCCCTACGCCGTGCGCCCCGTGCTCTGCCCGCACGGCCGCATGAGTCTCTCGCAGCTCGAGCGCGAAGTCGGCGCGCTCGACGGCCAGAACCTGCTGCTCATGGTGGGTCACAACCCGGGTGAGTCACGGCGCGTGCCCTGGATGAAGCTGGTGCGCGTGGCCGACATGAGCGAGTGGGCGGCGGATCCCAGGGAGTAG
- a CDS encoding class I fructose-bisphosphate aldolase produces MTTKRVKEILSWYSADNAGTKANLARMLNHGRLAGTGKMVILPVDQGFEHGPARSFAPNPAGYDPRYHFELAIDAGCNAYAAPLGFIEAGAAEFAGDIPLILKLNNNESLTKGGEPLPAVTGSVDEALRLGCAAIGFTIYPGSGESKTMYQQIAHLTEEAKKKGLAVVVWSYPRGAGLSKDGETAIDVCAYAAQIACQLGAHIVKVKPPTAHLEQAEAKKVYEKEKIPIGSLAERVRHVVQSAFGGRRIVIFSGGAAKGKAEIIEEIRGLADGGAFGSIMGRNSFQRPKTDAIALLHEVMDIYANT; encoded by the coding sequence ATGACGACCAAACGGGTGAAAGAGATCCTTTCCTGGTACTCCGCCGACAACGCGGGCACGAAAGCCAACCTCGCGCGCATGCTCAACCACGGCCGGCTCGCGGGGACCGGCAAGATGGTCATCCTGCCGGTCGACCAGGGCTTCGAGCACGGCCCGGCGCGCAGCTTCGCGCCCAATCCGGCCGGCTACGACCCGCGCTACCACTTCGAGCTCGCGATCGACGCGGGCTGCAATGCCTACGCGGCGCCGCTCGGCTTCATCGAGGCCGGCGCGGCCGAGTTCGCGGGCGACATCCCGCTGATCCTGAAGCTCAACAACAACGAGTCGCTCACCAAGGGCGGCGAGCCGCTGCCCGCGGTCACCGGCTCGGTCGACGAGGCGCTGCGCCTCGGCTGCGCGGCGATCGGCTTCACGATCTATCCGGGCTCCGGCGAGTCGAAGACCATGTACCAGCAGATCGCGCATCTCACCGAGGAGGCCAAGAAGAAGGGCCTGGCGGTGGTGGTCTGGTCGTATCCGCGCGGCGCGGGCCTGTCGAAGGACGGCGAGACGGCGATCGACGTGTGCGCGTACGCCGCGCAGATCGCCTGCCAGCTCGGCGCGCACATCGTGAAGGTGAAGCCGCCCACGGCGCACCTCGAGCAGGCCGAGGCGAAGAAGGTCTACGAGAAGGAGAAGATCCCCATCGGCTCGCTCGCGGAGCGCGTGCGCCACGTGGTGCAGAGCGCGTTCGGCGGGCGGCGCATCGTGATCTTCTCGGGCGGCGCCGCGAAGGGGAAGGCGGAGATCATCGAAGAGATCCGCGGCCTCGCCGACGGCGGCGCGTTCGGCTCGATCATGGGGCGCAACTCGTTCCAGCGCCCCAAGACCGACGCGATCGCGCTGCTGCACGAGGTCATGGACATCTACGCGAACACGTGA
- a CDS encoding cytochrome P450, which produces MTPLEYNPFAYEIHEDPYPTYARLREEAPVYHNESLDFWALSRHADVLSALRDTERFTNTHGVSVERSASHPAAHLAMSFLGMDPPRHTQMRALVSRGFTPRRVAALEPRIREMAVTALERMREQGSSEFVAELAGALPMDVISELLGVPSPDRAELRRQADLLVHREEGVYDVPPGAAVAFGKIWSYFSERIAERRRAPKDDLISALLAAEIDGQRLTQIDIQSFCNLMIVAGNETTTKLLANALYWLWRNPDQRKLLRDDPGLVPRWVEETLRFDSSTQAIGRVSTRALELHGVEIPAGKRVLVLIGSGNRDERAFPRADAYELERDTQAMLSFGHGAHFCLGAALARLEGRTVLEEFWKRFPDYEVVPEGCARIHSVSVRGFAALPIELRHG; this is translated from the coding sequence GTGACGCCGCTCGAGTACAACCCCTTCGCTTACGAGATCCACGAGGACCCGTACCCGACCTACGCGCGCCTGCGCGAGGAGGCCCCGGTCTACCACAACGAGTCACTCGACTTCTGGGCGCTGTCACGGCATGCAGACGTGCTGTCGGCGCTCCGGGACACCGAGCGCTTCACCAACACCCACGGCGTGTCGGTCGAGCGCTCGGCGTCGCACCCGGCCGCGCACCTGGCCATGTCGTTCCTGGGCATGGACCCGCCGCGGCACACGCAGATGCGGGCGCTGGTCTCGCGCGGCTTCACGCCGCGGCGCGTGGCGGCGCTCGAGCCGCGCATCCGCGAGATGGCCGTGACTGCGCTCGAGCGCATGCGCGAGCAGGGCTCGAGTGAGTTCGTGGCCGAGCTCGCGGGCGCGCTGCCGATGGACGTGATCAGCGAGCTGCTCGGCGTGCCTTCGCCCGACCGCGCCGAGCTGCGCCGCCAGGCCGACCTGCTCGTGCACCGCGAGGAGGGCGTGTACGACGTGCCGCCCGGCGCCGCGGTCGCGTTCGGCAAGATCTGGAGCTACTTCAGCGAGCGCATCGCGGAGCGCCGCCGCGCGCCGAAGGACGACCTGATCAGCGCGCTGCTCGCAGCCGAGATCGACGGCCAGCGGCTCACTCAGATCGACATCCAGTCGTTCTGCAACCTGATGATCGTGGCCGGCAACGAGACCACGACCAAGCTGCTCGCCAACGCGCTCTACTGGCTGTGGCGCAATCCCGACCAGCGCAAGCTCCTGCGCGACGATCCGGGGCTCGTGCCGCGCTGGGTCGAGGAGACGCTGCGCTTCGACAGCTCGACTCAGGCCATCGGCCGGGTCAGTACGCGCGCGCTCGAGCTGCACGGCGTGGAGATCCCGGCCGGCAAGCGCGTGCTCGTGCTGATCGGCTCGGGCAATCGCGACGAGCGCGCCTTCCCGCGGGCCGACGCCTACGAGCTCGAGCGCGACACCCAAGCCATGCTCTCGTTCGGCCACGGCGCGCACTTCTGTCTGGGCGCCGCGCTGGCGCGGCTCGAAGGCCGCACCGTGCTCGAGGAGTTCTGGAAGCGTTTCCCCGACTACGAGGTCGTGCCCGAGGGCTGCGCGCGCATCCACTCGGTGAGCGTGCGCGGCTTCGCCGCGCTGCCGATCGAGCTGCGCCATGGCTGA
- a CDS encoding DsbA family protein — protein MLRVRTYYDFASTLCYVAHRVFGEMHGDIESLGVELEWVPLDLADLLGWPRGVEVAPERLRNAERVAQEHGVAVQPLRVWPDSRDANAAALLLARGPQEAAFRERVWSAVFEERRVLDAPGTLEACARDVGVTLDARRLERARDELDFRTEVAASEDVTGVPTLMLGEFPFGGIQSRET, from the coding sequence GTGCTGCGCGTCCGCACTTACTACGACTTCGCGTCGACGCTCTGCTACGTCGCGCACCGCGTGTTCGGCGAGATGCACGGAGACATCGAGTCATTGGGCGTGGAGCTCGAGTGGGTGCCGCTCGACCTCGCGGACTTGCTGGGCTGGCCGCGCGGGGTCGAAGTCGCGCCCGAGCGGCTGCGGAACGCGGAGCGCGTGGCGCAGGAGCACGGCGTGGCGGTGCAGCCGCTGCGCGTCTGGCCCGATTCGCGCGACGCGAACGCCGCGGCGCTGCTGCTGGCGCGCGGGCCGCAGGAGGCGGCCTTCCGCGAGCGCGTGTGGAGCGCGGTGTTCGAGGAGCGCCGCGTGCTCGACGCGCCCGGCACGCTCGAGGCCTGCGCGCGCGACGTGGGAGTCACTCTGGACGCGCGGCGGCTCGAGCGCGCGCGCGACGAGCTCGACTTCCGCACCGAGGTCGCGGCGTCCGAGGACGTGACCGGCGTGCCCACGCTCATGCTCGGCGAGTTCCCCTTCGGCGGCATCCAGTCGCGCGAGACGA
- a CDS encoding NAD(P)-dependent oxidoreductase translates to MLRVGFIGLGNQGKPIAANLIAAGFETHVFDLVAAPLAELVALGAKAASGPREVGLRSDVICLCVPEDRHVREVTLGPGGVLAGAARGAVLAIHSTILPETVVALAAEATSRGVAVLDACVTGGAARAAQKQLTFLVGGPVEALERARPVLEVSALKVIHAGELGNGAKLKLCLNLITYIQWAAAFESFALARGVGLPQELLEEAGRANGQLTPLMAAFLALHKAPESARKSAGMQSLLRGHMAVAEKDLAWALELARRSDVSLPVGGLVSQLMARIYGVEDGGRR, encoded by the coding sequence ATGCTTCGGGTCGGGTTCATCGGGCTGGGCAATCAGGGCAAGCCGATCGCGGCGAACCTCATCGCGGCGGGCTTCGAGACGCACGTGTTCGACCTGGTCGCCGCGCCGCTGGCCGAGCTCGTGGCCCTGGGCGCCAAGGCGGCCTCGGGGCCGCGCGAGGTCGGCCTGCGCAGCGACGTGATCTGCCTGTGCGTGCCCGAGGACCGGCACGTGCGCGAAGTCACTCTGGGTCCGGGCGGCGTGCTCGCGGGCGCGGCGCGCGGCGCGGTGCTGGCGATCCACAGCACGATCCTGCCCGAGACCGTGGTCGCGCTGGCCGCCGAGGCGACATCGCGCGGTGTCGCCGTGCTCGACGCCTGCGTGACCGGCGGCGCGGCGCGTGCGGCGCAGAAGCAGCTCACGTTCCTGGTCGGCGGACCGGTGGAGGCGCTCGAGCGCGCCCGGCCCGTGCTCGAGGTGAGCGCGCTGAAGGTGATCCACGCCGGCGAGCTCGGGAACGGGGCGAAGCTCAAGCTGTGTCTCAACCTGATCACCTACATCCAGTGGGCGGCGGCCTTCGAGTCGTTCGCGCTGGCGCGGGGCGTGGGGCTGCCGCAGGAGCTCCTGGAAGAGGCGGGCCGCGCGAACGGCCAGCTCACCCCGCTCATGGCTGCCTTTCTGGCGCTGCACAAGGCGCCCGAGTCGGCGCGCAAGAGCGCGGGCATGCAGTCGCTGCTGCGCGGCCACATGGCCGTGGCCGAGAAGGACCTGGCGTGGGCGCTCGAGCTCGCGCGGCGCTCGGACGTGTCGCTGCCCGTCGGCGGGCTCGTGTCGCAGCTCATGGCGCGCATCTACGGCGTCGAGGACGGAGGCCGGCGATGA
- a CDS encoding TetR/AcrR family transcriptional regulator, giving the protein MNPPIRLARQRPRRRTHEQRSSETRAAIMGAVVDSIAEVGFKRSTAAEIARRAGVTWGAVQHHFGGKDGILTAVLEESFNRFAERLGDVEAGGLSLEKRASLFVDRAWEHFGSAHFRSTFEILQHYAAPAPEHAWQAQMLEAWNRVWTELFGERPQSRARRIALQHYTISVLTGLASLLRFESPSSAVRELELGLLKDTLVRELSGRGGRK; this is encoded by the coding sequence ATGAACCCGCCGATCCGGCTGGCGCGCCAGCGCCCACGCCGCCGCACGCACGAACAGCGCAGCAGCGAGACCCGCGCCGCGATCATGGGCGCCGTCGTCGACAGCATCGCCGAGGTCGGCTTCAAGCGCAGCACGGCCGCCGAGATCGCGCGCCGGGCGGGAGTCACCTGGGGCGCGGTCCAGCACCACTTCGGCGGCAAGGACGGGATCCTGACCGCGGTGCTCGAGGAGTCGTTCAATCGCTTCGCGGAGCGGCTCGGCGACGTCGAGGCCGGAGGTCTCTCGCTCGAGAAACGCGCCTCGTTGTTCGTCGACCGCGCGTGGGAGCATTTCGGCAGCGCGCACTTCCGCTCGACCTTCGAGATCCTGCAGCACTACGCGGCGCCGGCGCCGGAGCACGCGTGGCAGGCGCAGATGCTCGAAGCCTGGAACCGGGTGTGGACCGAGCTGTTCGGCGAGCGTCCGCAATCGCGCGCCAGGCGCATCGCGCTCCAGCACTACACGATCTCGGTGCTCACCGGTCTGGCGTCGCTGCTCCGCTTCGAGTCGCCCTCCTCGGCCGTGCGCGAGCTCGAGCTCGGCCTGTTGAAGGACACGCTGGTGCGCGAGCTGTCCGGCCGCGGGGGCCGAAAGTGA
- a CDS encoding carboxymuconolactone decarboxylase family protein, producing the protein MSDPKRRAVGVEMLAKVYAGDVVVPPEGASAFADLMLEEVFAEVWTRPQLSIRERRLLIMGAIAALGESMTWKIQVKAALKNGELSAEQARECLIQLTQYVGYPRAAGLLGATEEAIRDAAKK; encoded by the coding sequence ATGTCCGATCCGAAGCGGCGCGCCGTCGGTGTCGAAATGCTCGCGAAGGTCTACGCCGGCGACGTCGTCGTGCCGCCCGAAGGCGCGAGCGCGTTCGCCGACCTGATGCTGGAAGAGGTCTTCGCCGAGGTCTGGACCCGCCCCCAGCTCTCGATCCGCGAGCGGCGCCTCTTGATCATGGGAGCGATCGCCGCGCTGGGCGAGTCGATGACCTGGAAGATCCAGGTCAAAGCCGCGCTCAAGAACGGCGAGCTCAGCGCCGAGCAGGCGCGCGAGTGTCTGATCCAGCTCACGCAGTACGTGGGCTACCCGCGCGCGGCGGGGCTGCTGGGGGCCACGGAAGAAGCGATCCGCGACGCCGCCAAGAAGTGA
- a CDS encoding SDR family oxidoreductase: MAESAPRTAIITGASSGIGAATALELARLGVSVALGARRESRLREVADAIAAAGGRAFAHPLDVTDLKSIDAFCSAAERELGEIDVLINNAGENRAGLIHEVSPEHLRSDVEINLLGAIFMTRRVLPGMLARRRGDVLFIGSDSGKNPRPYQSAYAAAKWGLEAFARVLEMETEGTGVRSIVVRVGPTGSEFGNQMPKDQIVDILESWKYWGVFRHMHWMPGESVARAIARVIQIPLEEAYPTLLEVQPGGRAKEKTK; this comes from the coding sequence ATGGCTGAGTCGGCGCCGCGCACTGCGATCATCACGGGCGCGTCTTCGGGCATCGGCGCCGCCACGGCGCTCGAGCTGGCGCGCCTGGGCGTCTCCGTCGCGCTCGGCGCGCGGCGTGAGTCGCGCCTGCGCGAGGTGGCCGACGCGATCGCCGCCGCGGGCGGCCGCGCGTTCGCGCACCCGCTCGACGTCACGGACCTGAAGTCGATCGACGCGTTCTGCAGCGCCGCCGAGCGCGAGCTGGGCGAGATCGACGTCTTGATCAACAACGCCGGCGAGAACCGCGCAGGCCTGATCCACGAAGTGAGTCCCGAGCATCTGCGCTCCGACGTCGAGATCAACCTGCTGGGCGCGATCTTCATGACCCGGCGCGTGCTGCCCGGCATGCTCGCGCGCCGGCGCGGCGACGTGCTGTTCATCGGCTCCGACAGCGGCAAGAACCCGCGCCCGTACCAGTCCGCGTACGCGGCGGCCAAGTGGGGCCTCGAGGCGTTCGCGCGCGTGCTCGAAATGGAGACCGAGGGCACGGGTGTGCGCTCGATCGTGGTGCGCGTCGGTCCCACGGGCAGTGAGTTCGGCAACCAGATGCCCAAGGACCAGATCGTCGACATTCTCGAGTCCTGGAAGTACTGGGGCGTGTTCCGACACATGCACTGGATGCCGGGCGAGAGCGTGGCACGTGCGATCGCGCGCGTGATCCAGATACCGCTCGAAGAGGCGTATCCCACGCTGCTCGAGGTGCAGCCCGGCGGACGGGCCAAGGAGAAGACGAAGTGA